Genomic DNA from Nakamurella alba:
GCCGGTTCCGGGAGGGTGGCGTCGGACGGGTCGACGCCGCCGCCCGGGAAGGCGGTGGCCCCGGCCGCGAAGGCCAGGGCCGCCACCCGCACCAGGACGAAGACCTCGATCCCCTCCGGGGAGTCGCGCAGCAGCAGCACCGTCGCCGCCGGACGCACTTCGGGAGAGTCGGTCATCGGGTCACCGTAGCCGCGTACCGTGGTGATCATGGCGGGGAGGTCGGCGGACCGGCTGGTGCAGGCCGGGTGGACGTTCGTCCACGACGGCATCGCCGTGCGCACGTCCCGCCGCGAGCACACCACCAGCACGCTGATCCTGGCCGACCCGGCCGCCGCCGAGGGCTCGGAGGTGGTGCTGGTCGACCCGGCGTGGGACCCCGACGAGCTGGACGAGATCGCCGCGTCGCTGGACGGGCTGCGCATCGCCGCCGGCTTCGCCACCCATGCACACCACGACCACCTGCTCTGGCACCCCGACCTGGGCCGGGCGCCACGCTGGTCGTCCCCGATGACCGCGGCGCTGGCCCGGCTGCACCGGGACGAGCTGCTGGAGCAGTTGGGCCGGGACTGGCCGCGCCCGCTGACCGCGCTGTTCGGCCGGGTCGAGGGGCTGCCCGCAGGCACCGTCCCGTGGCAGGGACCGACGATCCAGCTGATCACCCACGACGCCCACGAGAGCGGTCACACCGCGCTCTGGGTGCCGGAACGGCGGGTGCTCGTTGCCGGCGACATGCTCAGCGACGTGGAACTGCCGCTGGTGCAGAACGGTTCGCTCGACGCCTACGCCGTGGGCCTGGCCACCCTCCGCCCCTACGCATCGGCGGCCCGGGTCGTCGTGCCCGGTCACGGACGACCCGGCGACGACGGCGCCGAGCGCTGGCGGGCAGACCACCGGTACGTCGACCGGCTGATGGCCGGCCTGGACCCGGAGGATCCCCGGCGCGCCAACCACGGGATGGAGCAGGCGCACGCACTCTCGCTGGAGCTGGCCCGGTCGAATCTCGCCGCGCCCGGCTGATCGTGGCGGGACCACCGATGCCGCACTGTGCCCGCCGACCACCGGACGCAGAACGGGCCGGCCGGAAGTTCCGGTCGGCCCGTTCCCGCACAGGTGGGTGGAGCTGCGATCAGTGCAGCTCGACGATGGCCTCGACCTCGACCGGGGTGCCGAGCGGCAGCTCGGCGACACCGACCGCGGAGCGGGCGTGCCGGCCGGCCTCGCCGAACACCTCGACCAGCAGGTCGGAGGCCCCGTTGACCACACCGGGCTGCCCGGTGAAACCGTCGGCGGAGGCGACGAACCCGACCAGCTTGACCACCCGCGCGACGGCATCCAGGCCGACCGCGTCGTGGATCGCGGCCAGGATGTTGATCGCGCAGAGCCGCGCGTAGCCGCGGGCGTCCTCCGCGGTGATCTCGGCGCCGACCTTGCCGGTCGCGGGCAGCACGCCGTCCACGAACGGCAGCTGGCCCGAGGTCAGCAGCAGGTTGCCGGTGCGTGCGGTCGGCACGTAGGAACCGGCGGCCGCCGGAACGGCCGGCAGCGTGATGCCGAGTTCGGCGAGCTTGTCGAGGGCGCTCATCACTTCTCCCGCTTCAGGTAGGCCACCAGCTGCTCCGGATTCGGACCGGGGACGACCTGCACGAGCTCCCAGCCGTCCTCCCCCCAGGAGTCGAGGATCTGCTTGGTGACATGGCTCAGCAGCGGGACGGTGGCGTACTCGAAGGCACGCCGTGGAGCAGGTTCGGTCATGGCCACCAGCCTAGGGGCGCGCGGGCATCCCGCTACCCTTGGCCCCATGGAGTGGTGGCGCTGGGCCGCAGCCGGCGTGGAGCTGCTGCTGCTGGTGGTCCTGGTGCTGCTGCGGTTCGACTCACTCCGGGACCGTCCGGGCTGGTCGATGGCCCGGGCCGCCCGCCGGGCGTCGATCTGGGCGGTGCTGATCCCGATCGGGGTGGCCGCGGTGTTGCTGGTCCCGGGATGGGCGGTGCTGGTGCTGCTCGCGGTGCCGGCACTGGTCATCGGCACGATGGCGATGGCGAGCTGACCGTGTCCGAGAACAACGCAGCGCCCGTGGCCGGCCCGGTCTGGCCGGCGGCCGCCCGTCGAGCCCGGCTGCACGTGGTGAGCGGCAAGGGCGGCACCGGGAAGACCACGGTCGCCGCCGCGCTCGCCCTCGCCCTCGCCGCGGACGGCCGCCGGGTGCTGCTGGTGGAGGTCGAGGAGCGGCAGGCGATCGCCCGGCTGTTCGACGTGCCGCCGCTGCCGTACGAGGAGCGCAAGATCGCGGTGGCCTCCGGCGGCGGGGAGGTCCGGGCGCTGGCCATCGACGTCGAGGCCGCTCTGCTGGAGTACTTCGAGCTCTTCTACAACCTCGGGTTCGCCGGTCGCACCCTCAAACGGATGGGCGCGGTGGAGTTCGCGACCACCCTCGCCCCCGGCCTTCGCGACGTGCTGCTCACCGGCAAGGCGAAGGAGACGGTGACGCGCAAGGGCACCGACAACCGGCCGGTGTACGACGCGGTGGTGATGGACGCGCCACCGACCGGCCGCATCGTCACCTTCCTCAACGTCACCGTGGCGATGGCGGATCTGGCCCGCCGCGGGCCGATCCGGAACCAGGCCGACGGGGTGGTCCGGCTGCTGCACTCGCCGGACACGATGGTGCACCTGGTGACCCTGCTCGAGGACATGCCGGTCACCGAGACCGTCGAAGCCGTCGCCGATCTCGCCGCTGCGGGACTGTCGGTCGGCACGGTGGTGGTCAACCGTGC
This window encodes:
- a CDS encoding MBL fold metallo-hydrolase; its protein translation is MAGRSADRLVQAGWTFVHDGIAVRTSRREHTTSTLILADPAAAEGSEVVLVDPAWDPDELDEIAASLDGLRIAAGFATHAHHDHLLWHPDLGRAPRWSSPMTAALARLHRDELLEQLGRDWPRPLTALFGRVEGLPAGTVPWQGPTIQLITHDAHESGHTALWVPERRVLVAGDMLSDVELPLVQNGSLDAYAVGLATLRPYASAARVVVPGHGRPGDDGAERWRADHRYVDRLMAGLDPEDPRRANHGMEQAHALSLELARSNLAAPG
- a CDS encoding RidA family protein; its protein translation is MSALDKLAELGITLPAVPAAAGSYVPTARTGNLLLTSGQLPFVDGVLPATGKVGAEITAEDARGYARLCAINILAAIHDAVGLDAVARVVKLVGFVASADGFTGQPGVVNGASDLLVEVFGEAGRHARSAVGVAELPLGTPVEVEAIVELH
- a CDS encoding DUF4177 domain-containing protein, with product MTEPAPRRAFEYATVPLLSHVTKQILDSWGEDGWELVQVVPGPNPEQLVAYLKREK
- a CDS encoding ArsA-related P-loop ATPase, with amino-acid sequence MGGAGAARGAGTGHRHDGDGELTVSENNAAPVAGPVWPAAARRARLHVVSGKGGTGKTTVAAALALALAADGRRVLLVEVEERQAIARLFDVPPLPYEERKIAVASGGGEVRALAIDVEAALLEYFELFYNLGFAGRTLKRMGAVEFATTLAPGLRDVLLTGKAKETVTRKGTDNRPVYDAVVMDAPPTGRIVTFLNVTVAMADLARRGPIRNQADGVVRLLHSPDTMVHLVTLLEDMPVTETVEAVADLAAAGLSVGTVVVNRATDTRLPAASVLPAAEGRLDIGRMASGLARAGVDPEPELLAALEQETRDHAIRVLAEQECRDLLIGTGLPLVTLPELVDGADLGGVYELSERLAAQGVR